The Cottoperca gobio chromosome 6, fCotGob3.1, whole genome shotgun sequence genome has a segment encoding these proteins:
- the ints14 gene encoding integrator complex subunit 14 has translation MPTVILMDVSLSMTRPVSLDGSDEFQRKNLAVHGLNMLFEHMASNYRLEFTSLMAFSSLWELLVPFTRDYNALQEALSNLEDYDKTCVESALNGVSNVVQQEWGSACPCQLVLVTDGSLGIGKGSLRHSLQTLKHRGDDKKFPLPFPFPTKLFIMSVANAEELQMTDSMDNLEELLRLSGGDGQIFTMEGPLCMKSVQAMFGRLIDHAYSPFHAVLHCGNLSSDVQVFPRPEPIVMDEEVEPMPRSVNTDLELVGFIEIADISSPPVISRHLVLPINVNKEVDEVGTGATDELEEEPSASQMAGKSPNFCVLLHGSLKVEGMVALVQLGPEWYGMLYSQADSKKKSNLMMSLFEPGPEPLPWLGKITHLGPISEAAENPYGEDDSKSPFPLQPSVKRSYAQNVTVWIKASGLQTDVQKILRNARKLPDKTQTFYKELNRLRKAALAFGFWELLKGVADLLERECTLLPDSAHPDAAFQLSHAAQQLKLASTGDSQYAAFDHNIAPMHTDFSS, from the exons ATGCCTACTGTGATTCTAATGGACGTGTCTTTGTCCATGACACGGCCTGTGTCACTGGACGGCAGCGACGAGTTTCAGAGGAAGAACCTGGCTGTCCACGgactaaatatgttatttgAACACATGGCCTCAAACTACCGCTTGGAGTTCACATCATTGATGGCATTTTCTTCGCTTTGGGAGCTCTTGGTGCCTTTCACCAGAGATTACAATGCATTACAG GAGGCTCTGAGCAACCTGGAAGACTATGACAAGACCTGTGTTGAATCAGCTCTTAATGGCGTTAGTAACGTGGTACAGCAGGAGTGGGGCAGTGCCTGTCCCTGTCAG TTGGTGCTGGTTACTGATGGATCTCTTGGTATTGGAAAGGGTTCCCTACGTCACTCCCTCCAAACACTGAAGCATCGTGGGGATGACAAGAAGTTCCCACTTCCTTTCCCCTTCCCCACCAAACTGTTCATCATGTCTGTAGCCAATGCAGAGGAG TTACAGATGACTGATTCCATGGACAACTTGGAAGAGCTACTTCGTCTCAGCGGAGGTGATGGACAGATCTTCACTATGGAAGGACCACTTTGCATGAAGAGTGTACAGGCCATGTTTGG gAGGCTGATTGATCACGCGTACTCTCCCTTCCATGCTGTCCTGCACTGTGGGAACTTGTCCTCAGATGTTCAAGTCTTCCCTCGGCCCGAGCCTATAGTGATGGATGAAGAAGTGGAGCCCATGCCCCGATCAGTCAATACAG ATTTGGAATTAGTGGGCTTCATTGAAATTGCTGACATATCCAGTCCTCCTGTTATTTCCAGACACTTGGTACTGCCTATTAATGTAAACAAAG AGGTGGATGAAGTTGGCACAGGAGCTACAGATGAGCTTGAGGAGGAACCCTCTGCTAGTCAAATGGCAGGCAAAAGTCCAAacttttgtgtacttttacatgGAAGCCTTAAAGTGGAGGGCATGGTAGCACTGGTCCAGCTGGG GCCAGAGTGGTACGGCATGCTGTACTCCCAAGCAGACAGCAAGAAGAAGTCGAACCTGATGATGTCTCTGTTTGAGCCGGGGCCGGAGCCTCTGCCTTGGCTGGGCAAGATCACACATTTGGGACCAATATCAG AGGCAGCTGAAAATCCCTATGGCGAGGATGACAGTAAAAGTCCTTTCCCTCTGCAGCCCTCGGTCAAACGAAGCTATGCCCAGAATGTCACTGTGTGGATTAAGGCCAGTGGACTACAG ACTGATGTGCAGAAGATCCTGAGGAATGCAAGGAAATTGCCCGATAAAACTCAAACCTTCTACAAG GAGCTGAACCGTCTTCGGAAGGCTGCTTTGGCGTTCGGTTTCTGGGAGCTCCTGAAAGGAGTGGCCGACCTGCTAGAGAGAGAGTGCACCCTGCTGCCAGACTCGGCCCATCCGGATGCTGCTTTCCAGCTCTCCCATGCCGCACAGCAACTTAAACTGGCCAGCACTGGTGACTCCCAGTATGCTGCCTTTGATCACAATATTGCTCCCATGCACACGGACTTCTCCAGCTGA
- the hacd3 gene encoding very-long-chain (3R)-3-hydroxyacyl-CoA dehydratase: protein MPLTPLVYWAQRHEEIYLRVELTDAQDIDVQVHEKVLQFRGLGHGAKGQNEYDFSLEFLLPVKSEVSYRSTQRQVIITVRKEQRGWWERLTLQERKPVFLAPDFDRWQDESDAEMEIREKEEKRNKLKASRHKEEGFVSLKTAFLFVYNLVQFLGFSWIFVNMTVRLFIFGQDSLYDTFHTISDVMFFCQILAAVEVLNAAFGVVQTGVIPTLIQVVGRNFILFIIFGSLEEMHNQPVVFFVFYLWSAIEIVRYPFYMLGCFHTEWKTLTWLRYTIWIPLYPLGVIAEAVAVIQSIPMFDVTKLFSIPLPKTIGTSVSFSYVLYIYLVLMFVGLVINFRHLYKQRKRRFRTKKRKAN from the exons ATGCCGCTCACACCTCTTGTTTACTGGGCTCAACGCCATGAAGAAATTTACCTGCGAGTGGAGCTGACTGACGCACAG GATATTGATGTCCAAGTACATGAAAAAGTGCTGCAGTTTAGAG GCCTGGGCCATGGTGCAAAAGGACAAAATGAATATGACTTCAGCTTGGAGTTTCTTTTACCAGTAAAGTCAGAG GTGAGCTACAGGTCCACGCAGCGGCAGGTGATTATCACAGTGCGGAAAGAGCAGCGAGGCTGGTGGGAAAGACTGACGCTGCAGGAGCGCAAACCAGTGTTCCTGGCACCAGACTTTGACCGCTGGCAGGACGAGTCAGATGCTGAGATGGAAATCCGGGAAAAG gaggagaaaaggaaCAAGCTGAAGGCTTCAAGGCATAAAGAGGAAG gGTTTGTCAGCCTAAAAACAGCCTTTCTGTTCGTATATAACCTGGTGCAGTTTCTTGGTTTTTCATGGATCTTTGTCAACATGACCGTGCGGCTCTTTATCTTTGGCCAAG ATTCTCTGTACGACACATTTCACACCATATCAGACGTGATGTTCTTCTGCCAGATCCTGGCAGCAGTTGAAGTCCTCAACGCGGCTTTTGGTGTAGTCCAGACGGGAGTTATTCCAACTCTCATACAG GTGGTTGGAAGGAATTTTATCCTCTTCATAATTTTTGGTAGTTTGGAAGAAATGCACAACCAGCCTGTTGTGTTCTTTGTCTTCTATCTGTGGAGTGCCATTGAGATTGTTAG GTATCCATTTTACATGCTGGGCTGTTTCCATACTGAGTGGAAAACTCTCACATGGCTGCGGTACACAATCTGGATACCACTGTACCCATTAGGTGTTATAGCTGAAG CTGTTGCTGTAATACAATCCATTCCCATGTTCGACGTGACCAAACTCTTCAGCATTCCTCTGCCGAAGACCATCGGTACTTCCGTCAGCTTCTCTTACGTCCTGTACATCTATCTTGTCCTCATGTTTGTGG GACTCGTTATCAACTTTCGTCATCTTTACAAGCAGAGGAAGAGGCGTTTCCGTACCAAAAAGAGGAAAGCAAATTGA